In one window of Aphidius gifuensis isolate YNYX2018 linkage group LG4, ASM1490517v1, whole genome shotgun sequence DNA:
- the LOC122854281 gene encoding tetraspanin-1 isoform X1: MGFMSSCSKYFLCFFNFIFFVAGGAAMAAGLWILLDKKTLGDVFTSFEINEVSNVLNETNANVISLIAYCLIVAGALAFIVCFFGYCGAAVESRCLLCVYGILIIIILGLECVAVGLAHNLYSGADSHIKNVLKLTIEDYVELDSQPMPFNKTQAISATWDGIMTQMQCCGVESYKDFEKSNSWKETGKLAPAACCKKEGGKLLDGCQNNPSSSNSNFQKGCYQAVVDMVQRNQEIIIVIGSSIIFVEVLAIIMAMYLVCCHWRPQHVYRCVEPPGNK; encoded by the exons atgggTTTCATGTCGTCGTGCTCCAAGTATTTTTTGtgcttctttaattttattttcttt gTTGCTGGAGGTGCAGCAATGGCAGCAGGGCTATGGATacttttagataaaaaaactttGGGTGATGTTTTTACATCATTTGAAATCAATGAAGTTTCAAACGTACTG AATGAGACAAATGCTAATGTGATATCATTGATAGCATACTGTTTGATTGTTGCTGGAGCACTTGCATTTATTGTCTGTTTCTTTGGCTACTGTGGTGCAGCTGTTGAATCAAGATGTCTTCTTTGCGTT tatggaattttaattattatcattcttGGTCTTGAATGTGTTGCTGTTGGTCTTGCTCACAATCTTTATTCTGGt GCCGACAgtcatattaaaaatgttttgaaattaacaattgaagatTATGTAGAACTTGATTCTCAACCCATGCCATTCAATAAGACTCAAGCTATATCAGCTACGTGGGATGGTATCATGACACAG ATGCAATGTTGTGGTGTTGAAAGTTACAAggattttgaaaaaagtaacAGTTGGAAAGAAACTGGAAAATTGGCACCTGCAGCTTGTTGCAAAAAAGAAGGAGgaaaattattagatggatgCCAAAATAATCCTTCATCTTCAAATTCAAATTTCCaaaag ggATGTTATCAAGCTGTTGTTGATATGGTTCAACGAaatcaagaaataattattgtcattggatcatcaataatatttgttgaagTACTTGCAATAATAATGGCAATGTATTTAGTATGTTGTCATTGGCGTCCACAACATG ttTATCGATGTGTAGAGCCACCCGGCAACAAGTAA
- the LOC122854281 gene encoding tetraspanin-1 isoform X2, whose translation MGFMSSCSKYFLCFFNFIFFVAGGAAMAAGLWILLDKKTLGDVFTSFEINEVSNVLNETNANVISLIAYCLIVAGALAFIVCFFGYCGAAVESRCLLCVYGILIIIILGLECVAVGLAHNLYSGADSHIKNVLKLTIEDYVELDSQPMPFNKTQAISATWDGIMTQMQCCGVESYKDFEKSNSWKETGKLAPAACCKKEGGKLLDGCQNNPSSSNSNFQKGCYQAVVDMVQRNQEIIIVIGSSIIFVEVLAIIMAMYLVCCHWRPQHACVDVSSRQAW comes from the exons atgggTTTCATGTCGTCGTGCTCCAAGTATTTTTTGtgcttctttaattttattttcttt gTTGCTGGAGGTGCAGCAATGGCAGCAGGGCTATGGATacttttagataaaaaaactttGGGTGATGTTTTTACATCATTTGAAATCAATGAAGTTTCAAACGTACTG AATGAGACAAATGCTAATGTGATATCATTGATAGCATACTGTTTGATTGTTGCTGGAGCACTTGCATTTATTGTCTGTTTCTTTGGCTACTGTGGTGCAGCTGTTGAATCAAGATGTCTTCTTTGCGTT tatggaattttaattattatcattcttGGTCTTGAATGTGTTGCTGTTGGTCTTGCTCACAATCTTTATTCTGGt GCCGACAgtcatattaaaaatgttttgaaattaacaattgaagatTATGTAGAACTTGATTCTCAACCCATGCCATTCAATAAGACTCAAGCTATATCAGCTACGTGGGATGGTATCATGACACAG ATGCAATGTTGTGGTGTTGAAAGTTACAAggattttgaaaaaagtaacAGTTGGAAAGAAACTGGAAAATTGGCACCTGCAGCTTGTTGCAAAAAAGAAGGAGgaaaattattagatggatgCCAAAATAATCCTTCATCTTCAAATTCAAATTTCCaaaag ggATGTTATCAAGCTGTTGTTGATATGGTTCAACGAaatcaagaaataattattgtcattggatcatcaataatatttgttgaagTACTTGCAATAATAATGGCAATGTATTTAGTATGTTGTCATTGGCGTCCACAACATG CTTGCGTTGATGTGTCGTCGAGACAGGCCTGGTGA
- the LOC122854281 gene encoding tetraspanin-1 isoform X3 → MGFMSSCSKYFLCFFNFIFFVAGGAAMAAGLWILLDKKTLGDVFTSFEINEVSNVLNETNANVISLIAYCLIVAGALAFIVCFFGYCGAAVESRCLLCVYGILIIIILGLECVAVGLAHNLYSGADSHIKNVLKLTIEDYVELDSQPMPFNKTQAISATWDGIMTQMQCCGVESYKDFEKSNSWKETGKLAPAACCKKEGGKLLDGCQNNPSSSNSNFQKGCYQAVVDMVQRNQEIIIVIGSSIIFVEVLAIIMAMYLVCCHWRPQHVLTWWCCC, encoded by the exons atgggTTTCATGTCGTCGTGCTCCAAGTATTTTTTGtgcttctttaattttattttcttt gTTGCTGGAGGTGCAGCAATGGCAGCAGGGCTATGGATacttttagataaaaaaactttGGGTGATGTTTTTACATCATTTGAAATCAATGAAGTTTCAAACGTACTG AATGAGACAAATGCTAATGTGATATCATTGATAGCATACTGTTTGATTGTTGCTGGAGCACTTGCATTTATTGTCTGTTTCTTTGGCTACTGTGGTGCAGCTGTTGAATCAAGATGTCTTCTTTGCGTT tatggaattttaattattatcattcttGGTCTTGAATGTGTTGCTGTTGGTCTTGCTCACAATCTTTATTCTGGt GCCGACAgtcatattaaaaatgttttgaaattaacaattgaagatTATGTAGAACTTGATTCTCAACCCATGCCATTCAATAAGACTCAAGCTATATCAGCTACGTGGGATGGTATCATGACACAG ATGCAATGTTGTGGTGTTGAAAGTTACAAggattttgaaaaaagtaacAGTTGGAAAGAAACTGGAAAATTGGCACCTGCAGCTTGTTGCAAAAAAGAAGGAGgaaaattattagatggatgCCAAAATAATCCTTCATCTTCAAATTCAAATTTCCaaaag ggATGTTATCAAGCTGTTGTTGATATGGTTCAACGAaatcaagaaataattattgtcattggatcatcaataatatttgttgaagTACTTGCAATAATAATGGCAATGTATTTAGTATGTTGTCATTGGCGTCCACAACATG tgTTAACATGGTGGTGCTGTTGCTGA